The Verrucomicrobiota bacterium region GTCAGAGCAGCGTTTTGCAGCAGCGCAGCGCAGCGCACGCCGTGCGAACCTGTTTTTCCTCGGTGAGGTGCATGGGCGCGTGGGCCGGGCCTTCGTTCAGCAGTTGCACCCGTTTAGCCCAGACGCGGTCTGTGTCCCGAAAGCATTCGGGATTGAGTTCGGCAAACTGCAGCATGGTGGCCGTCCGCAAGGACTCGTTGGCGTCGGCAATCGGGCCGGGACGCAGTCTGTCGCAATGATGGCAACAACTCAATTCAACTTGGGCAAAACTTTTCAAATTCAACTCGCGAAACAATTTTCTGCGAACCCGCTCAAATCAAATTTTCGGTAACACGCCCGGGTATCCATTGCTCTTGCTCGCACTCCCCTCAACTCGTGTGCGGCCACTCCACGCTTGCCAATTCCTTGGGCAACTGCTTCAGGTTAACTGGGTAGATGAGCGACATCTCGGGCCTGGTCTTTGCGCCGGGCAGAAATTCCAGTTCCTCCGGTGCGCCGATGATGAGCCAAAGCACCTCGGTGTCGGTGTCGTTGAACACCTGGCGCAACTGGTCCGGCCCGACCAGCACGCCGCCGTAGCGCGGCACGGTCAACGCCTCGTCGCCCACGCGCAGGCGGCCCGTGCCTTCCAGTACGAAATAAAACTCCTCCGCGCGGATGTGCTTGTGCAGCGTGTTCGCGCTCTGGGGCGGCAACCGCCAGAGTCGCGCGCCGAGATTCTCGCTCCCGGTGCGCTCCAGATAATCCGCGTTCGGGATGCGCATCAGGTTGGAGGGCCGCCAGTGGAGGTCTTCCGGCTTGATGAGATGGTAACCTTGAATGGCTTTCATGGACTTGTTGGCGAACATTTCGTCGCGTCAAAGTAAAGCAACTTGGGCGACGCATCACAAGCCGGGGCTGAATCGCCGGAGCGCGGCTGTGTCGAAGACCAGCCGCAGCACTCACACCAACAATGCCGTATGGAATCTATCAAGAGCCGTTGAATTCTCTACCCGCTGCGGCTGGTGCGCAACGCACACAGCCGCGCTCCGTCAAATTTTCAGCACGCCATGCGCATCCCGAAATCGCGCGCTGCTCCACGACCAAGTCTTCGGATCGAGAACCAAACACGCCTTTGCCGGATTGCTCTCGATGTAATTGCGCGTTTCCAATTCATGTTCGCTGTCGCGCATAAACGTATCCCAATAATCCGCCTGCCAGAATTCACCGCGCTGCTTCAGCAACCGGTTCGCCTTTTGCGCCGTGTGCTTCTTCCAGCTCTCCAGAATCTCCGCCATCGGGGTGGCGTC contains the following coding sequences:
- a CDS encoding phosphomethylpyrimidine synthase ThiC; its protein translation is MKSFAQVELSCCHHCDRLRPGPIADANESLRTATMLQFAELNPECFRDTDRVWAKRVQLLNEGPAHAPMHLTEEKQVRTACAALRCCKTLL
- a CDS encoding cupin domain-containing protein, translating into MKAIQGYHLIKPEDLHWRPSNLMRIPNADYLERTGSENLGARLWRLPPQSANTLHKHIRAEEFYFVLEGTGRLRVGDEALTVPRYGGVLVGPDQLRQVFNDTDTEVLWLIIGAPEELEFLPGAKTRPEMSLIYPVNLKQLPKELASVEWPHTS